In one Candidatus Johnevansia muelleri genomic region, the following are encoded:
- the atpH gene encoding ATP synthase subunit delta: MIQYKIIAIQYAKAAFEFALEHNNLDLWYNMFKFLTKLINNNCCIKYIIKNIKIESNKKLELLINIYNDFMHNKSDIYHLNFIKIIAKQNRITLLPIIEEQYKILYDSYYKYFSIKLVSAYELSTYEKIEILKSLKKRYNSKNIYIINISINKSLIGGLIIYINNTVIDCSLLSKILKLKYILKGNILCK; the protein is encoded by the coding sequence ATGATACAATATAAAATTATTGCTATACAATATGCTAAAGCTGCATTTGAATTTGCATTAGAGCATAATAATTTAGATTTATGGTATAATATGTTTAAGTTTTTAACAAAATTAATAAATAATAATTGTTGTATTAAATATATTATTAAAAATATTAAAATAGAAAGTAATAAAAAATTAGAATTACTAATTAATATATATAATGATTTTATGCATAATAAAAGTGATATTTACCATCTTAATTTTATAAAAATTATTGCTAAACAAAACCGTATTACACTTTTACCTATAATAGAAGAACAATATAAAATTTTATATGATTCTTATTATAAATATTTTTCTATAAAATTAGTAAGTGCTTATGAACTTAGTACTTATGAAAAAATTGAAATTCTTAAATCGCTTAAAAAGCGATATAATAGTAAGAATATATATATTATTAATATTTCAATTAATAAATCATTAATTGGAGGGTTAATTATATATATCAATAATACAGTTATTGATTGCTCTTTATTGAGCAAGATTTTAAAATTAAAATATATTTTAAA